In Phenylobacterium zucineum HLK1, one DNA window encodes the following:
- a CDS encoding Hpt domain-containing protein produces MDFDHLETYCAGDMQVVTDVLVVFREQAQAWAERLADPGEGGPSEGWRDLAHTIKGAARGIGALALGEAADRAEHGAPSDLAAVRAELDAAVAEVEGYLTRIGGG; encoded by the coding sequence GTGGATTTCGACCACCTGGAGACGTACTGCGCCGGCGACATGCAGGTGGTCACCGACGTCCTGGTCGTCTTCCGCGAGCAGGCGCAGGCCTGGGCCGAGCGGCTGGCCGATCCCGGCGAGGGCGGGCCAAGCGAGGGTTGGCGCGACCTGGCCCACACCATCAAGGGCGCGGCGCGGGGCATCGGCGCCCTGGCGCTGGGCGAGGCGGCCGACCGGGCCGAGCACGGCGCCCCCTCCGACCTTGCCGCCGTGCGGGCCGAGCTGGACGCGGCGGTGGCCGAGGTCGAGGGCTATCTCACCCGCATCGGCGGCGGCTAG
- a CDS encoding chorismate mutase — protein sequence MTLITEDRPAPADCTTMAEVRKGVDALDRQLVALLAERQRYMDAAARIKQDRETVRDNARVEDVVAKVKAEARRMGLSEEIAEPVWRTLIEQCIRYEFGVWDRIRS from the coding sequence ATGACGCTGATCACCGAAGACCGCCCCGCGCCCGCGGACTGCACCACCATGGCCGAAGTCCGGAAGGGGGTGGACGCCCTCGACCGCCAGCTCGTGGCGCTGCTGGCCGAGCGCCAGCGCTACATGGACGCCGCCGCGCGCATCAAGCAGGACCGCGAGACGGTCCGCGACAACGCCCGGGTCGAGGACGTGGTGGCCAAGGTGAAGGCCGAGGCGCGGCGCATGGGCCTGTCGGAGGAGATCGCCGAACCCGTCTGGCGCACGCTGATCGAGCAGTGCATCCGCTACGAGTTCGGCGTCTGGGACCGGATCCGCAGCTAG
- a CDS encoding DUF1993 domain-containing protein, translating into MSLSLYEASIPVYLQMLRNLAALLDKAEAHAKAEGRDPDAYAGARLIEDMHPLNRQIHMASDAAKGGAARLAGLAPPSFPDVETTFPELRERIGKTIAFVESVKPEQVNGREEATIELPLPNRTLTFTGRDFLLKFSLPNFFFHVTTAYALLRKEGVPLGKLDYLAGAVPLAQAEPA; encoded by the coding sequence ATGTCGCTTTCGCTCTACGAAGCCTCGATCCCCGTCTACCTGCAGATGCTGCGCAACCTCGCGGCCCTCCTCGACAAGGCCGAGGCCCACGCGAAGGCGGAGGGGCGCGACCCCGACGCCTATGCCGGGGCGCGCCTGATCGAGGACATGCATCCGCTGAACCGGCAGATCCACATGGCCAGCGACGCGGCCAAGGGCGGCGCGGCCCGGCTCGCCGGGCTGGCCCCGCCCAGCTTCCCCGACGTCGAGACCACCTTCCCGGAGCTGCGCGAGCGGATCGGGAAGACCATCGCCTTCGTCGAGAGCGTGAAGCCCGAGCAGGTGAACGGGCGCGAGGAGGCCACGATCGAGCTGCCGCTGCCGAACCGCACGCTCACCTTCACCGGCCGCGACTTCCTGCTGAAGTTCTCGCTGCCGAACTTCTTCTTCCACGTGACGACCGCCTACGCGCTGCTGCGCAAGGAAGGCGTGCCGCTGGGCAAGCTGGACTACCTGGCCGGCGCCGTTCCGCTGGCGCAGGCCGAACCCGCCTAG
- the gcvA gene encoding transcriptional regulator GcvA, producing MERNNQRRRLPPLNALRAFEAAARHLNFSRAADELAVTPGAVSQQIQNLEDYVGAALFKRTPKGLLLTDAAQTALPALREAFDRLAEAASLLTAAVDGRRLTLTAAPSFAAKWLAPRLGAFERAHPQVDVWLNAGMELVDLTAGEVDIAIRYGAGRYPGLEVTRLMSETVIPVISPDLLAQQPLDTPEDLANHVLLHDGSPDLDDSCPDWSMWLAARGLRGVDGQRGPRFNQSSLVIEAAANGRGVALAKRALAQADLEAGRLVAPLQIATAVDFAYYLVHPKAKGRLPQVKAFIGWIEAEARAHEAALAAIDNGAGI from the coding sequence GAACGGAACAACCAGCGTCGCCGGCTGCCGCCGCTCAATGCGCTACGCGCCTTCGAGGCCGCCGCGCGCCACCTCAACTTCAGCCGGGCGGCCGACGAGCTGGCGGTGACGCCGGGGGCGGTCTCGCAGCAGATCCAGAATCTGGAGGACTACGTCGGCGCGGCGCTCTTCAAGCGCACCCCCAAGGGCCTGCTGCTGACCGACGCGGCCCAGACCGCCCTGCCCGCCCTGCGCGAGGCGTTCGACCGCCTGGCCGAGGCCGCCAGCCTGCTCACCGCCGCGGTGGACGGCCGGCGCCTGACCCTGACCGCCGCCCCCTCCTTCGCCGCCAAGTGGCTGGCGCCGCGCCTGGGCGCCTTCGAGCGGGCCCACCCGCAGGTGGACGTGTGGCTGAACGCGGGCATGGAGCTGGTGGACCTGACCGCGGGCGAGGTGGACATCGCCATCCGCTACGGCGCCGGCCGCTATCCGGGGCTGGAGGTCACGCGGCTGATGAGCGAGACGGTGATCCCGGTGATCAGCCCCGACCTGCTGGCCCAGCAGCCGCTCGACACGCCGGAGGACCTGGCCAACCACGTGCTGCTGCACGACGGCTCGCCCGACCTCGACGATTCCTGCCCCGACTGGTCGATGTGGCTGGCCGCCCGGGGCCTGCGGGGCGTCGACGGCCAGCGTGGGCCGCGCTTCAACCAGTCGAGCCTGGTGATCGAGGCCGCCGCCAACGGCCGGGGCGTGGCCCTGGCCAAGCGGGCGCTGGCCCAGGCCGACCTGGAGGCCGGCCGCCTGGTCGCGCCATTGCAGATCGCCACCGCCGTCGACTTCGCCTATTACCTCGTCCATCCCAAAGCCAAGGGTCGGCTGCCGCAGGTGAAGGCCTTCATCGGCTGGATCGAAGCGGAGGCCCGCGCGCACGAAGCGGCGCTCGCGGCCATCGACAACGGCGCCGGCATCTGA